A single Treponema primitia ZAS-1 DNA region contains:
- a CDS encoding PglZ domain-containing protein, with amino-acid sequence MFFTRLKEIFDKLYVPHVIFYDCYDFSKYCDYLVILESLGYNIVEYKNVEMFRIEYENIIKNSENKYAIIINNNIYVPYDIIKNCEIITLSLKLIFPYLNNAYLEKYKHDLDLISFAYKECYSDLSDEKETEKFITNIVFSDEMIYQYIIEILIKKLYEICQNAPSYFEWLKAGQIKAKIDYYGSKINTIIDTDFLLDPFYNYIMTGYGKLSLESNNAFPVILSKVLPFIAKNKFALIVMDGMSLFDFEILSRYFVEIQYEYFNSFALIPTMTSISRQCLLSGKYPIKLSEPFNLSKEEKEFIQAMSELGYKQNTIQYSRGYNPEVSPLTKALCIIINDIDDIVHGQQQGRQGMLREIDLLGKKGKLQSLIKELFENGFSVYITSDHGNTPCTGIGAMRGLGIEVETKSKRMLVLKDFAKLNKTVQENTIEYPGYYLDKKYKYLICKDGISFDNIDDEVMTHGGISIDEVIVPFIKIRSV; translated from the coding sequence ATGTTTTTTACAAGATTAAAAGAAATATTTGATAAACTATATGTTCCCCATGTTATTTTTTATGATTGTTATGATTTTTCTAAATATTGTGATTATCTTGTTATTTTAGAATCATTGGGATATAATATAGTTGAATATAAAAATGTTGAAATGTTCAGAATCGAATACGAAAATATTATTAAGAATTCAGAAAATAAATATGCCATAATAATCAATAATAATATTTATGTTCCTTATGACATTATAAAAAATTGTGAAATAATTACATTATCGCTAAAATTGATATTCCCTTACTTGAACAACGCATATTTAGAGAAATACAAGCATGACTTAGATTTAATCAGCTTTGCTTATAAAGAATGTTATTCTGATTTATCAGACGAAAAAGAAACCGAGAAATTTATAACTAATATAGTATTTTCTGATGAAATGATATATCAATATATCATTGAAATTTTAATAAAAAAATTATATGAAATATGTCAAAATGCCCCATCATATTTTGAATGGTTAAAAGCAGGACAGATAAAAGCAAAAATTGATTATTATGGTTCAAAAATAAATACAATAATCGATACAGATTTTTTATTGGATCCTTTTTATAACTATATAATGACTGGTTATGGAAAACTGTCATTGGAATCAAATAATGCATTCCCGGTAATATTATCTAAAGTTCTACCATTCATCGCTAAAAATAAATTTGCTCTTATCGTAATGGACGGTATGTCTTTGTTTGATTTTGAAATATTATCAAGATATTTTGTAGAAATTCAATACGAATATTTTAATTCTTTTGCATTAATTCCGACCATGACTTCTATTTCTCGTCAATGCTTGCTATCTGGTAAATATCCCATAAAATTATCAGAACCTTTTAATTTAAGTAAAGAAGAAAAAGAATTCATTCAAGCAATGAGTGAATTAGGATATAAGCAAAATACCATCCAGTATTCAAGAGGCTATAACCCAGAGGTTAGTCCTTTGACCAAGGCCTTATGCATTATAATTAATGATATAGATGATATTGTACACGGACAACAACAAGGCCGTCAAGGGATGTTAAGGGAGATTGATTTACTTGGAAAGAAAGGAAAATTACAATCCTTGATAAAAGAACTATTTGAAAATGGATTTTCGGTATATATTACTTCCGATCACGGGAACACGCCATGCACTGGTATTGGCGCCATGCGCGGCTTGGGTATAGAAGTAGAAACAAAATCAAAACGTATGCTTGTTCTAAAAGATTTTGCCAAACTTAATAAAACAGTACAAGAAAATACTATAGAATATCCTGGTTATTATCTTGATAAAAAATATAAATACTTAATTTGTAAAGATGGTATTTCATTTGACAATATAGATGACGAAGTAATGACACATGGCGGTATCTCTATAGATGAGGTAATAGTTCCTTTTATTAAGATAAGGTCGGTATAA